The following coding sequences are from one bacterium window:
- a CDS encoding sulfatase-like hydrolase/transferase, whose translation MHILVRFIVVFLALSHSFLAFAQERKPNVLIIITDDQRFDSFNETFMPRTYERVARQGIVFDKAFVTTSLCCPSRASIFTGLLARSHGIVRNGTRFRKSNFQDFPKFPEKLRAAGYYTGLIGKYLNDWKGDWRKEEFDYWISFRKGVLLDWFNYNIIKNDKVMEITNQYITDKLRNYAIKFLDKARKEEKPFLLYFSTTAPHAPATPHPRHAGLYPGLAQHRPLSFNEPSISDKPDWLQQILPLSTEEINGIDFLRLQELQSLAAVDEAVDDIMTYLADAGMLDDTLIIFLSDNGLFWGEHRLTGKDLFYEEASHVPFAIRYPPLVDPASPRVDSNNLVSNIDIAPTIYEVTGVEPPAGLNGISLVPLIQDPTTRWRKYLLLEGWPDTFKGDGAPSRCNPPYTAIRTKRYLYAESYANTGTRAGCIFSVDQKPELYDLLADPLQQENVLDDPRYANVRRKMKRLLDRHGYVEFPH comes from the coding sequence ATGCACATATTGGTCCGTTTTATTGTTGTATTTCTCGCGCTCAGCCATTCGTTTCTGGCATTTGCCCAGGAACGAAAGCCGAACGTTCTGATCATCATTACCGATGATCAAAGATTCGATTCCTTTAACGAAACGTTTATGCCCAGGACGTATGAGCGGGTTGCGCGCCAGGGAATTGTTTTCGATAAGGCCTTTGTCACGACCTCTCTTTGTTGTCCGAGCCGCGCTAGCATTTTCACAGGGCTTCTGGCCCGCAGTCACGGGATTGTTCGAAACGGTACCAGGTTCAGGAAATCCAATTTTCAGGACTTTCCGAAATTCCCGGAGAAATTGCGGGCCGCCGGATATTACACAGGCCTCATCGGAAAATACCTGAACGATTGGAAAGGGGACTGGAGGAAAGAAGAATTCGATTACTGGATTTCATTCCGTAAAGGAGTATTGCTGGATTGGTTCAACTATAACATCATCAAAAATGACAAAGTCATGGAAATTACGAATCAATATATTACCGATAAACTGCGTAACTATGCGATCAAATTTCTCGATAAAGCCCGAAAAGAAGAGAAACCATTTTTGCTCTATTTTTCCACGACTGCTCCACATGCGCCTGCTACTCCTCATCCTCGTCACGCAGGACTCTACCCTGGCCTTGCGCAACATCGTCCCTTGAGTTTTAACGAACCGTCTATCTCTGACAAGCCGGATTGGTTGCAGCAGATTCTGCCGCTTTCTACGGAAGAAATCAATGGAATTGATTTCCTGCGGCTGCAGGAACTTCAATCGCTGGCTGCTGTGGATGAAGCTGTAGACGATATCATGACTTACCTGGCCGATGCAGGAATGCTGGATGATACGCTCATCATTTTTCTTTCAGACAACGGACTCTTTTGGGGTGAGCATAGATTGACAGGCAAGGACCTTTTTTACGAAGAAGCGAGTCATGTCCCCTTTGCAATCCGCTATCCGCCGCTTGTGGATCCAGCTTCGCCGCGCGTGGATTCGAACAATCTGGTTTCTAATATTGACATTGCGCCAACAATTTACGAAGTCACAGGCGTTGAACCTCCCGCCGGTCTGAATGGAATCTCCCTGGTGCCGTTGATTCAAGATCCGACTACACGATGGCGGAAATATCTGCTTCTGGAAGGTTGGCCCGATACTTTTAAAGGAGATGGTGCGCCCAGCAGATGCAATCCACCCTACACAGCGATTCGAACCAAACGATATCTTTATGCGGAATCTTATGCCAATACAGGCACACGGGCAGGTTGCATTTTTTCGGTGGATCAAAAACCTGAGCTCTACGATTTACTGGCAGATCCGCTTCAACAGGAAAATGTGCTGGATGATCCGCGATATGCGAACGTGCGCAGAAAAATGAAAAGGCTTCTGGACCGCCATGGTTATGTCGAGTTTCCTCACTAA